From Gemmatimonadales bacterium, a single genomic window includes:
- a CDS encoding RidA family protein: MSDIRSIGTRHAPQAIGPYSQAVVAGGFLFASGQIPLDPATMQVVEGDVRAQTERVLQNIAAVLEEAGSSFRHVVKTTVFLADMDDFAGMNEVYAQAFGDHRPARSTVAVRTLPKNVLVEIDVIAQL; encoded by the coding sequence ATGAGCGACATCAGGAGCATCGGCACGCGGCATGCGCCGCAGGCGATCGGCCCCTACAGCCAGGCGGTGGTGGCCGGCGGGTTCCTCTTCGCCTCGGGGCAGATCCCGCTCGATCCGGCCACCATGCAGGTGGTCGAGGGCGACGTGCGCGCGCAGACCGAGCGGGTGCTCCAGAACATCGCGGCCGTGCTGGAGGAGGCCGGCAGCAGCTTCCGCCACGTGGTGAAGACCACCGTATTCCTGGCCGACATGGACGACTTCGCCGGGATGAACGAGGTGTACGCGCAGGCGTTCGGCGACCACCGACCCGCGCGCTCCACCGTGGCGGTGCGGACCCTGCCCAAGAACGTGCTGGTGGAGATCGACGTCATCGCGCAGCTGTAG